One Glycine max cultivar Williams 82 chromosome 4, Glycine_max_v4.0, whole genome shotgun sequence DNA segment encodes these proteins:
- the LOC100789870 gene encoding CASP-like protein 4A2, translating into MNKSQSKNSKSSTQFDSPLSFYSPMHGDGTESPEYRSPENWPEKRDNSMAIVTAGKLKQFTPEKRAEHRKPPENPPSTAVMVFNASSAEEAQRPAAKAAPVIGGERRSRSAATEETVSKAALGFRLSEVVVCLISFSVMAADKTQGWSGDSFDRYKEYRYCLSVNVIGFAYSALQACDLTCQIATGKRLISHHLRNHFDFFMDQVLAYLLISASSSAATRVDDWISNWGKDEFTEMATASIGMAFLAFVAFAISSLISGYTLCNRSSM; encoded by the exons ATGAACAAATCGCAGTCGAAGAACTCCAAGTCCTCGACTCAGTTCGACTCGCCGCTCAGCTTCTACTCCCCGATGCACGGGGACGGTACCGAGTCGCCGGAGTACCGGTCGCCGGAAAACTGGCCGGAGAAGCGCGACAACTCCATGGCCATCGTGACCGCCGGCAAGCTCAAGCAGTTCACGCCGGAGAAGCGCGCAGAGCACCGGAAGCCGCCGGAAAATCCGCCGTCGACGGCGGTGATGGTGTTCAACGCCTCGTCGGCGGAGGAGGCTCAGAGGCCGGCGGCGAAGGCGGCTCCGGTGATCGGAGGAGAACGGAGATCGAGGTCGGCGGCGACGGAGGAGACGGTTAGCAAGGCGGCGCTAGGGTTCCGGCTGAGCGAGGTTGTGGTGTGTCTGATTTCGTTTTCTGTTATGGCCGCAGATAAGACGCAAGGTTGGAGTGGTGATTCATTTGATCGCTATAAAGAATAtag GTATTGTTTATCTGTGAATGTTATTGGATTTGCATACTCTGCATTACAAGCATGTGATCTGACATGTCAAATTGCCACGGGGAAACGCTTAATCAGTCACCACCTTCGCAACCACTTTGATTTCTTCATGGATCAG GTTCTGGCATATCTTCTGATATCGGCATCATCATCTGCAGCAACACGGGTTGACGATTGGATATCGAATTGGGGGAAAGATGAGTTCACAGAAATGGCCACTGCTTCTATTGGAATGGCCTTCCTCGCTTTCGTTGCCTTTGCTATCAGCTCACTCATCTCTGGTTACACCCTATGCAACCGAAGCTCCATGTGA